Part of the Bombina bombina isolate aBomBom1 chromosome 8, aBomBom1.pri, whole genome shotgun sequence genome is shown below.
cctctctctaatcatgggtgctgccattatgaaaCCAAGGTTAACTTGCAAGTGCCTGAAGGAGAGATGCTGCTCATTTGCAAACCGTTCATCAATGGGATGTATTAAaagctagattttaacatggcagcacccatgactagaagaATATGAGGAATAAtctcaatattatgcttataaaatgtatttagtaatcaatgtccctttaacggtcCTTAAATAAACAGACATATGTACAAAACCTGTATAAGCCTCTTAGGGGACGATCATCTAAACATCACCAGATCAGACGTGTTTTTTCTCGCCCTGGTAGAATTATCTtcaaaaaggggcagtccctgtgagttgcgagatgtctcctattctttctgcatatagcatcttacgaTTGAtaatattttcgtatgcatgtgtttttctattaggtatTAAGTATTTTGATATTTTGTCACAACCCTCGCCACCTtttcatttgcaagaaaaaaactgtCAGATCTGTATGGCAGAAATGGTTAGAGAATTACTctaggatttgagagaaaatttcatatacttataagtacaaatttttaTCAATTTATTGCACATACAGTGAACTTGAATTACAATTTGTGcagtgtatatttaattaattgtattcctgtgtaatttacatacaattttatataatggaagtggagggccctctagtggacctgtagcaaaattaaggcataactgagttgaagtctgaaGGGTACTAGGTCagctacattgttgcaagtgtgggggcgggtatttctgcttacctttataggtccttgtTGCAGTGGATCCGGCTCTCTttattcctggttccagacttcaaaggagCTTTCCTGTGTGTTCGTGTTCCAGTGATCCAGTGATGCAGCGCTCCAAGAAGAAGTCGATGCCACCTAAGCGGTATCGGGAGATCGTGCAGGAGGTGCCAGGCATGCGGGGATCTGCAAGGAGAAGCAGAGCATCAGACaatgaggatgtggtacccccctgCTAGCATCCAGGAGTACTGTGAGGAGGGGGCAGGGCCCCAGTCTCCTATCATGGACTTTTCATCTAATCATGCCCCAGGTGCTCTAGGGGTCTCCATGAACATACAGGCACTGGCCGGATGGCTGGGGATCATGCTGCCTTGGTACCTGCTACCGAGTCTGAGCATGTCCCCAGTGTGTCTAGCCTCCCACAGCCTGCTATTAGGGCCTCTATTGCCTCTCAATTGCCTGCTAACTTGCTTCTTCCTGCAGCTGCTGCCGGTATAACTGCATGGCAGCAGCTGCAGGCTTTGCCCCCTGAGGTCTCCCACTCAGTCCTGGTGCTGGCACAGGCGCTCATGGGGACCTTGTCCCTGGCGGGTCTGGCCAGTTCTGAGGGTCTGAGGTCAGTTTTGGGGGATAGTGTGGGCTCTGGGGCCTCCGGTGCTTCCAGGCCTGCTCCGGAGTtaagccccgccccttccggtcGACGCGCGCGCACTTCCTCCCTGGATGATTCATCCAGTGGGGAGGAGTGTGCCATTCAACATCGGGTACGCAGCAGGAGCCGGTTGGAACAGAGAGCTCTCCCTGGTAAGTCGGGGAGGCTCTGCTCAGTTGACCGGGCtcctgggggtgggggagggagaggtaGAGGGCTTGGGAAAAAGGCCACAAGCAAGACTCCTGGTGGGAGGAGGGCCACATTGGTGGATGAGGTGTCGCATGTGGGCAATCAAGGGAGGCGTGACCACATGGGTATAAATGTTGCAGAACAAGAGGGTTTGCCAGTTAGGGAGGCACATATAGGGACTGGCAATTTTGGTGTTAGCAATCATGGCGTAGCAAGTCGCATGGGAATAAATGTGCACGAACAAGGAATGTCTGTCCCGGAAGTATCAGGGGTGCCAGGCAATGTGGGTGCTAGGATGCATGATGTGAGGTCTGCTGGGGCTCTTGGGTCCGCTGTAGGTGTGATTGGAGGACACTGTGTGACAGAGGAGGTGATTCACAGGGCAGTGGCATCTGTTCTGGGGATGTGTGGGGTGGGAGAGCATGAGGGGTGAGCAGGGGCCCCCTCGGGGGTCCGTTCAGCTGCACAGAGTTCTCCCCATTTTGTTTTGTCTTCACAGGACGTCACACTGGAACTAACTGTCGCCACTATGGCATCAGCATCAAGACAGGATACCGCAGCAACGGATTCGGTTCAGCCCACCTTGGCTGCCTCCACATCACAACCATCGTCAGCAGGAGCTGCTCCGCCACTGGGCCCCAGAGGTGAGTACCTACTACACACAGCAGTGCACGCAAAGCAGGGCACATCTACTAGTGAGTAAGGCTCAGAGAGTGAGGGTGATTTGGGCTTAGTAAGGAAGGGGCAGAACgagatgtttaaaatgattaaaaagctGTTTGTGGCCCAGGTTAAGGGTAAGGTTCCTTCACCAGAAGGTATGGAGGTGGTTCCGTTCACACAGGGCGTTAACTTAGCTAGCAATACCTACCCATGTTTAGTTCACTCCTTGTATGGGCACCTGAAGGCTAAAGTGGTGAAGATTCAAGATGAACATtatgtcaacatctttgaactctcGCCAGAGGCGTGTAGGGCTAGGGAAAGGGCTGCGAATTGTAACGGCTCTAAGAAAGTGCAAAGGCCCGAAACTTACGAAGAGTGGCATTGCTGCTTTTGTGTACTGGCAACTTGTTATGTGGACAAGTGGCAGTCACAGGGTCATAACCTGTTTAAGTATGAGGATACCATATACGATATCCACTCAAGGTTTAAGGAAGGGGCATGGCgtgagtatgacatggccttccgtAGGAAGATGTGGGTAACCCTCTCCTACATTTTGGGACTCAGGATCTCTACCTGTGGTCTAAATTGGGGTTGGAGGGCATGGCAAGCATCCCACAGGCGCCATGCCAGGGTGTTAGCCGCCCTCCTCCACGGCAGAAAAAGCGgggtagggagtgctggaaattccaggacaagcaatgtgacaggggggcaagctgctcctttcgtcacatctgcaaatgcTGCAGTGGCCCACACCCTGGGGTGGAATGTAGTAGGAGGAGGGAGCCTGGCACAGAGAACTCGGCTTCCAAAGGGGGTCTTAGCAACAAGGGCCCCAACACACCTTAATCCGTCAGCCATGGGTCCGTGGTTGGCGAATTAACCCGATCAAGAGTCTGCTCGGCTGATCAGGGTGGGGTTGGAGGAGAGATTTAGAATTCCCATAGGTGGGCATAGGTCAGCCTAAGAATACCCGCAGGTAGTAAGGGACAAGTTGGAAAAGGAGGTGGAATTGGGTAGGGTGGCAGGCCCCTTTTGGGACCTTCCTTTGCACGACCTGGTGGTGTCCTCATTAGGTGTAGTACCTAAGAAGGATACTGGCAAGTATAGGCTTATACACCACCTGTCCTTTCCTAAAGGGGcgtcagtgaatgatgccattgacccggtATTGAGCTCTGTACATTATCAGTCTTTTGACAATGCGTTGGCGATCGTCAGGGGCAACGGGAAGGGAGCGTGATGGCAATGCTAGACATAGAGTCTGCATTCCGGCTTCTGCCCCTACACCCGTCCACATTCAGGCTCATGGGCATGAAGATGGATGGGTCATTCTATGTGGATAAATGTCTTTCCATGGGATGGTCGCTGTCCTGCACGCTTTTCAAAAGCTTCAGCTCGTTCTTACACTGGGTAGTACAAAAGGCGTccgggggtggggccgtggcccattaCCTGGATGACTTCTGCTGGTGGGAGCGGCTGATTCGGACGAATGCTCCCGCTTGATGGCTATCATGCAGGATATGATGGGGAGATTTGGGGTTCCTTTGGTGAGCGAAAAGACGGAGGGCCCCTGTACTTGCTTGACTTTCCTGGGGATTGAGATAGATACGCGGGCAGCTGAGTGCAGGCTTCCTAGGGACAAGGTCGACCATCTGCTGCAGGTGGTTTCGTCCATAGCGAGCACTGACTCTATTTCCATCAAGGAACTGCAGTCCCTGCTGGGGTTGCTGAATTTTGCGGGGCGAGCTATCCCGATGGGTAGAATCTTTAATAGGTGGCTGGAGAGTCAGCTTCAGGGTCCTAGGGGGCATAGATCTAGGATCAGGGTGTCTATGGAGATGAAGGTGGATCTCAAGGTCTGGGAAGACTTCTTGAAGAACTTCAATGGTGTCTGCATATGGCAGAAAGCCCCTATTTCTAACCAAACGCTGCACCTCTTCACGACCGCAGCGGGGGGTTTTGCGTATGGGGCTTACCTAAATGGCAAATGGAGCGCGGCTCCTTGGCCGGACGATTGGGTTGGGGTGGGTCTGATTAAGAATCTGACCTTTTTAGAGCTTTCCCCTATCGTTCTTGCAATAGAGTTATGGGGTCAGAAGTTGGCTAATCGGTCTGTCATTTTCTGGtccgacaacatgagtgtggtttaTGCCATAAACCGCTTATCGGCCTCATCCCTGATGGTGGTCACATATTTGAGGCATCTAGTGTTGAGGTGCTTACAATTGAATGTGAGCTTTACGGCTCGTCATGTCCCTGGGGTGAAGAATGTGGTGGCGGACGCCCTATCAAGGTTTAACTGGGAGCAGTTTAGGAGGGCGGTGCCGGGGGCTGAGTCAACTGGCCTAACTTGCCCTacatttctttggcagatggcgagGGCTGGGAAAGTGTCATTCCCCTAGTGAGGACTTCTTTGGCGCCTAAAACGTGGAGTACGTATGAAAACCACTGGAAGGCTTGGGTCTGCTTTTCTGCCCATCAGGGGTTCCGGGTCCAAGCGGCTACACAGGTACATGTGCTTGATTGTTTGGCATGCTTGCATAGGTATGGGGTGTCTAGGTTGGGAACTCAGAGCAGGTTGTCTGCTATCTCTTTCTTTAACAAGACATTAGGGATCGCTGACTACTCAGGCGTTTTTCTGGTAAGAcaggtgttgaaggggtggggatgGCTGTCCCCATGCAACAAGGACCGTAGGGAGCCTATCACACTGTTACGTTTGCGGGAGCTGGTAGGGGCGctgcagtcagtgtgctcatcCAGGTACGAGGCCTTGCTCTTTCAGACGACTTTTGCATTTGCCCTGGCGGGGGCTTTGAGAGTAGAAGAATTGGTCGAAACATCCAGGGTGGGCTCAGTAGGGGGCATCAAATGGGAGCATGTGCGGCCTACTGAAGGTGGTTTGTTATTGCTAGTTCCTAGGTCAAAAACTGATCCAGAGGGGAAGGGGGCCTGGCTCTCGTTGCACAGGCATGAATTCCCAGAATGTTGCCAGGTGAGACCGCAGGGTCCGCGGCAGTTCCTTGTGCATGAAGACGGTTCCAGAATCGCGTCCCACTCTTTTAGGATTGGGGCTGCTAGGAGCGCAGCTAGCGTTGGGTCTTCTGAGGCGGATATTAAGAGATTAGGGTGGTGGAAATCAGGCAGATTTAAATTGTATATCCGTCCTTTGGGGGACACGCTTCATTAGAGTTACTTTGAATTTCAGGGAGCATAGAGGGCTCACGGTGGTTGGGCTTTAAGGGGTTGTGAACTTCTCACTTTTGGCTCAGCCTATTATCATGTGCTTGCAGGCAGGAATCATTCCCCAATGCGAGTATGGATAGTGGGACACTCATTTgtgcattgggcgtccatcagggctctGTGTTTGCTGGACGGGCAGCAGTTAGGATTCTCctcatccagggctaacattcggtGGCTGGGCCACTGGGGTTTAACATGGGAGGAgttgcctgccctgcttcaagatgGTCACAGAAGGTGGGGGCAGCCTCACATTATTGTTCTGCACCTGGGAGGGAATGACATGGGGTCTATGTCAGTGCTAGACCTGATTAGGAGAATGGCTTCAGACTTACGCTGGGTGAGCGCATGGCTCAAGGATGTAAGGATTGGatggtccaacgtggttgcacgactgcgttggaggTATATTGTTACtcagagggcagcgtacaatgtcaGGAAGAAGCTAAACAGGGAAATGGGGAGAACGGTCACGGCTTTAGGGGTTTTTGCCATAAGGCACGATACTTTGACGGCTGACAATAAGGCTCTTTATCGCCCTGATGGTGTGGGACTTGATATTTTCCTTGGGGATATTCGCAAAGCTCTTCTTtctgttgtataaaaaaaaaagaaaaagaaaaatattttggaaTCTGGACTTTATAGAATTGTTATGATTGTTCAGGAGTTTGTCAGTTATGTGGCGGCAAGAGGCGGCTGACTCTTGTGACTCTTGTGGCGGtgggtcagggcccagagagcgggcgggGAGAGAAAAGAGCGATGTCCTAGGATGGGAGAGGCAACACCCAATTATtttaaaggtagggggtgttagggttagggttacgttagggttagggttagacttagggttagggcagtgacaggggaggcagattaggggttaataagtgtaatgtaggtggcggcgacattggaggcggcatattaggggttaataagtgtagttaggtggtggcgacgttggtggcggcagattagggattaataagtgtaggtaggtgtcaacgatgtcggggcggcagattaggggttagtaagtgtaatgtaggtgtcggcgatgtcgggcggcagattaggggttaataagtgtaatgtatgtgtcggcgatgtcgggtggcagattaggggtgtttagactctgggtttatgttagggtgttaggtgtaaacgtaacttttctttccccataggaatcaatggggcagcgttatggagctttacgctgctttattgcaggtgttagactttttttcagctggctctccccattgatgtctatggggaaatcgtgcatgagcacgtaaaaccagctcaaagccgcactggtatttgagtgcggtatggagctcaattttttgctcaacgctgccatattgcctgctaacgccaggtttatgaaaagctgtaatagcagcgctaaagggaggtgagcggtggaaataacttgcaagttagtaccgagccactcataacgcaaaactcgtaatctagccgatagttctttaatattttatcacttactatagaaaacaaaaaacaaatgatgAGGGAAGTAATATTAATGCTACCACATTTCCGCATCTACAAGGCTCATTTTAATGTTGCATACTTGGGCATATTTTAAAGCAATATATTTTtcttgtgatatttcactgtggcTCTATAACTGGCACATGTCTTTGTGACCCTTTTTTTGCAGTACTATACACTTTACCTATAAGTGAATCACAGTGAGTGAAGAGCTGACCAATCCAGGCAGGAAATTGGAATCTTGCTTTTTTGGGCAAACCACTAAGTAGTACCCATTACCAATGCTCCAGGTACACCAGGGATACATGAACTACAGGTTTAGAAACAAGAATGTGAATGATAGCTAGCAATACTGTATTAATCTAGCAGGCTGCTTCTGTTTATAAAGCTATGATTTAGGGCCAGAGTGGAACGCTATCTTAATGcgcgcctgtaaaggggcaaatttgcctgtttacgggcacatgttaaataaccagccattacaagtggcacacacttcattcacttgtgcactatggaactctcgctctctATGCAACAAACTTACCTCTATCCATGACCTGCTCATCTCCCACTCCCTTAACTTCTTGACCCTCATGAAACCTGTCTCTCTTCCTCAGGCACAGCCTCCCCTGCTGCTCTTTCTAACGGGGGCTATGCTTCATCCACACATTCAGACCTGGCAACAAGCAAGGAGGCGTGTTGGCTTCCTTCTCTCCCACTGCTGTACCTTTCAACACATGCTTTTACTTCTTCCCTCACATTCTCTTCAGTCAAAGTCTATACAATTGGTTTATTATCACCCCTATGTGTTCATGTTGCTGTCATTTATCACCCCATGGGTCACCTACCCTTTTCCTTGACGACTTTGCATCAtgtctaccttatttcctctcctgtgACTCACCTGCCCCAATTCTTGGTTACTTCAATAGGCCCATTGATAGCCCTAGCTCTTCTGGAGTTAAAAAGCTGCTGGAGCTCACTTCATCATTTGGTCTCTCACAGTGGACTGTAAGGTGTGTTCTCTGAAAGGTAATATTACTTTAAGGATCTCCACTGCAGATATTGTAGTACTTGAAATTAGAAAATATTGTTGTTGTTTCACCTGGCTTATGTTTTACTTATAAGGAAGTTATTCAAAGCAGCCAGATGTGAATTTAATACTTCTAAGTAAGATAGGAATCAAAGTCTTTACCTCTATCCATGACCTGCTCATCTCCCACTCCCTTAACCTCTTGACCCTCATGAAACCTGTCTCTCTTCCTCAGGCACAGCCTCCCCTGCTGCTCTTTCTAACGGGGGCTATGCTTCATCCACACATTCAGACCTGGCAACAAGCAAGGAGGCATGTTGGCTTCCTTCTCTCCCACTGCTGTATCTTTCAACACATACTTTTACTTCTTCCCTCACATTCTCTTCAGTCAAAGTCTATACAATTGGTTTATTATAACCCCTATGTGTTCATGTTGCTGTCATTTATCACCCCATGGGTCACCTACCCTTTTCCTTGACGACTTTGCATCAtgtctaccttatttcctctcctgtgACTCACCTGCCCCAATTCTTGGTTACTTCAATAGGCCTATTGATAGCCCTAGCTCTCCTGGAGTTAAAAAGCTCCTGGAGCTCACTTCTTCATTTGGTCTCATGTGAATTTAATACTTCTAAGTAAGATAGGAATCAAAGTCTCCGATATTGTATTAGATTGTATCAAGCTATCAGCTAACAAGGCATAATCTGCAGAGTTGCAGAGCGTGAGTCATAAAAAGTATTCAGATGATGTCACTCTAGAGGCGGGCATATAGTCTGTGATAGCAATTGAGTCAGTTTGTAACTATAGCAGTTAGATATGAAATAATGCCTTCTTGTTGCAGAAAAAGTTACTTACTGTTGTTCGTTTGTTAAGGTGTGTAACAATAGACTTGTTATTGGAAGCCTAGATCCATTCACGGAGAGGAGAATTCAGTCGGTTCTTTGTTCGGAGGGAGTTAGTAGATGAAGTGTGACCGCTCCTGCAAGTTTGTAAGAATGCTGCTGTAATACGTGGAGGTGAGTTGTGAGGAGCTGCAGTAAGGTTTGTGctcattcgaatttccgaattgcggcagtgccgaatctaccgaataaatccgaatcaattcgaatttattcggatggattcggatggccatgtattacactagtattgtacagtatactagtgtaatacacagcacatcccacttaacagtgccgaaattccgaaaaaTCAGAATCGATTCAAACCGAATctaaccaaatcgaaccgaaccgaatttcacacgaatccgaatgaatccgaaacgaattcattcgatttcttccgaattcgaatcgatccgaaccgaaattcgaatcggtccaaattgatccaaaccgaaccgaatttttcgcggctgcacatgtctactaccCATTGccactctctgaccaccatctcttgAAATGCAGCATCACTACAGTGATTGCACACCCACCGCCTAAACTCTCAAATAAACTCCACAGAAATGTACACACAATAAACACACTCTAAACCCCCTTCTTCCTGCAATCTCCTCCCTTTCCTGTCCTGTGGAATCTATATCTCTGTATAATTTCATTCTGACAACTGCCCTTAACAAAATATTCC
Proteins encoded:
- the LOC128638860 gene encoding heterochromatin protein 1-like, producing the protein MRNPDLVLPPPSAVPSPEEFDVESILDSRFHNGKLQYLIRWLGYTSDEDSWEPFDQVHAPQKVLVAVDPALFIPGSRLQRSFPVCSCSSDPVMQRSKKKSMPPKRYREIVQEVPGMRGSARRSRASDNEDVVPPC